A single region of the Biomphalaria glabrata chromosome 15, xgBioGlab47.1, whole genome shotgun sequence genome encodes:
- the LOC106063387 gene encoding ankyrin repeat domain-containing protein 42-like — protein sequence MPVSNSNPTNYQSIHDAVRNCDVLHLEVMVKNGASVNEVEPRDKFTPLHTACNVGALECVHWLLWQGADPTVTTPRGWTPAHIAAIRGFENCIEALSNNGVSLSTKDARGQTPLHLAAAHGHSFCLNTILRSGADITVLDNMGWTAVHSAAYHGRLGCLQFLLKWGGVADEVDINGNTPAHLAAAEGNLPCLKFLVCQSGSALSVLSARNDHGETPKDLAQTFYKDNILEYIGHIEREQDNPEDGENLSFPAHVAAYNGDLNHLRMLVENGVVNINERDDKGSTLAHKAAGQGHINIIQWLLEMGANMNITNQAGETPCDVARRFSQLACAKLLGGTSSDEAEELVVGSEDEEEEEGDGVKKRARKSKKLQDGAKGRAKMKVEEYERLLEVAKKNYIQLGGSLEEDRKRLREIRDKDHTINELESQLEYEKLRREKLEAQLDQYKREIGYLNAQIENMQLNYSTEESETQVARSKKKRLKKKSYDDSGVYIKRNVTVSERGTKYKKIIA from the exons ATGCCAG TGTCCAATTCCAATCCAACCAACTATCAGTCCATCCATGATGCTGTCAGAAACTGTGATGTTCTGCATCTGGAAGTTATGGTCAAGAATGGTGCTAGTGTGAATGAGGTGGAACCAAGAGATAAGTTTACTCCACTCCACACAGCCTGTAATGTTGGGGCTTTAGAG tgTGTGCATTGGTTGCTGTGGCAGGGGGCTGACCCAACAGTTACAACTCCCCGTGGATGGACGCCGGCACACATTGCTGCTATAAGAGGCTTTGAAAACTGTATTGAA gcATTGTCCAACAATGGTGTCAGTTTGTCCACAAAAGATGCCAGAGGCCAGACACCACTTCATCTAGCAGCAGCCCATGGCCATTCATTTTGCCTGAACACAATTCTTAGATCTGGTGCA GACATCACTGTGCTGGACAACATGGGATGGACAGCTGTCCATTCTGCTGCCTACCATGGCAGGCTTGGCTGCCTCCAGTTTCTGCTCAAGTGGGGGGGAGTTGCAGATGAAGTAGACATCAATGGAAACACACCAG CACATTTAGCTGCTGCTGAAGGTAATCTCCCTTGTCTAAAGTTTCTTGTCTGCCAGAGTGGTAGTGCTCTCTCAGTCCTGTCTGCTCGAAATGACCACGGCGAGACACCCAAAGATTTAGCCCAGACATTCTACAAGGACAACATTCTCGAATACATTGGTCATATTGAACGTGAGCAGGATAACCCAGAGGATGGGGAAA ATCTTTCATTCCCTGCTCATGTGGCAGCTTATAATGGAGACCTCAACCACCTGAGGATGCTGGTTGAAAATGGTGTGGTTAATATCAATGAGCGAGATGACAAGGGTTCAACCCTTGCCCACAAAG CTGCTGGTCAGGGCCACATTAATATCATCCAGTGGCTGCTGGAGATGGGGGCCAACATGAACATAACCAACCAGGCGGGGGAAACGCCTTGTGACGTAGCCAGAAGATTTTCACAACTGGCATGTGCCAAACTGCTTGGTGGAACAAGTTCTG ATGAAGCTGAAGAGCTCGTGGTTGGCTCTGAGGATGAAGAGGAAGAGGAAGGAGATGGAGTTAAAAAAAGAGCCAGAAAGTCTAAAAAGCTACAAGATGGCGCCAAAG GTCGAGCCAAAATGAAAGTGGAAGAGTATGAGAGACTTCTTGAAGTGGCCAAGAAAAATTACATTCAACTTGGAGGCTCACTGGAGGAAGACagaaagagattgagagagataaGAGATAAAGATCA CACCATTAATGAGCTGGAGTCTCAGCTAGAGTATGAGAAGCTTCGCAGAGAGAAACTTGAAGCCCAGCTAGATCAGTACAAGAGAGAGATTGGTTACCTGAATGCACAAATTGAGAACATGCAACTAAATTAT TCGACTGAAGAATCTGAAACGCAAGTTGCCAGAAGCAAGAAGAAGAGGCTCAAGAAGAAAAGTTACGATGACAGTGGGGTGTACATCAAACGCAATGTCACAGTCTCTGAACGTGGAACTAAATACAAGAAAATTATAGCTTAA